A region of uncultured Carboxylicivirga sp. DNA encodes the following proteins:
- a CDS encoding glycosyltransferase family protein, translating into MKILYAIQGTGNGHMARAFEVIPELKKYGKVDILVSGIQTEINLPWSVKYRYYGLGFIFGKNGGVDFKSTLLKSRLFNFLKEIMMVPVHKYDLVINDFEPVVAWACKIRGKRCVGISHQSAVLHPEAPNPIEKNSIGKFLLKYYAPVNHFHGFHFKNLGNHITTPVIRGDIRNAKTTNKGHYTVYLPSYSDDKIIAVLSQIPFIKWEVFSKHNSTPVVIGNVSVQSVNKEKFTESFLSCTGILCNAGFESPAEALYMGKKLCVIPMKGQYEQHCNAAFLNSMGVRTIKDFETGLESINEWVFFDSAIAVDYPNNLAEVIDDILFRYTPQYDSLPQLAISSQFKI; encoded by the coding sequence ATTCCGGAACTGAAAAAATACGGTAAGGTAGATATTCTTGTCAGTGGTATTCAAACAGAAATAAATTTGCCCTGGTCAGTCAAATACAGGTACTATGGGCTGGGGTTTATTTTTGGCAAAAATGGGGGCGTAGATTTTAAATCAACCCTATTAAAAAGTCGTTTATTTAACTTCCTGAAAGAAATAATGATGGTACCAGTTCATAAATACGATTTGGTGATAAACGATTTTGAGCCGGTTGTTGCCTGGGCTTGTAAGATACGTGGTAAAAGATGTGTTGGGATCAGTCATCAAAGTGCTGTTTTACATCCCGAAGCTCCAAATCCAATTGAAAAAAACAGCATTGGAAAATTTTTATTAAAGTATTATGCACCGGTAAATCATTTTCATGGATTTCATTTTAAGAATTTGGGTAACCATATTACCACTCCTGTGATTAGAGGGGATATTAGAAATGCAAAAACCACTAATAAAGGCCATTATACAGTTTATCTCCCATCCTATTCAGATGATAAAATAATAGCTGTATTGTCTCAAATTCCATTTATTAAGTGGGAAGTTTTTTCAAAACATAACAGTACTCCGGTTGTAATAGGAAATGTTAGTGTTCAGTCGGTTAACAAGGAGAAATTCACAGAAAGTTTTTTATCTTGTACAGGTATATTGTGTAATGCCGGATTTGAATCTCCTGCTGAAGCTTTATACATGGGAAAGAAACTTTGTGTTATTCCGATGAAAGGGCAATATGAACAGCATTGCAACGCGGCTTTTTTGAATAGCATGGGTGTAAGAACCATAAAAGATTTTGAAACAGGTTTGGAATCGATAAATGAATGGGTGTTTTTTGATAGTGCAATTGCAGTTGATTACCCTAATAATCTGGCGGAAGTGATAGATGATATTTTATTCAGATATACGCCACAATACGATTCTTTACCTCAGTTGGCAATTAGTAGTCAGTTCAAAATTTAA
- a CDS encoding GNAT family N-acyltransferase: protein MLISDQSLKDVGVPVPTNPLFKKAIFSYLRVSRINHILAAAGDDQQGLDFIQSLLKELNIHFHISEKELRHIPVSGPFILMSNHPFGFLDGLIMMLIAGQRRSDFKVLANFFLKQFKPLNNFFIDLNPFESKNSMNMKGIRSAYHHIAQGGAVGLFPAGEVATMQKGFRRIEDKVWDAGIVRFMVNCNVPVIPMYFEGANSLKFHLLGKIHPYLRTLTIPSEFFKYENKTVNVRIGAPIHPFELKEFDNLHKAGRYLRASLFGLGSKVDVKHHFRLTKRQKVQEPVIDPVSTDLIKNELEGLRAKNDLLFTKLNYEIFLADAHAIPNIIKELGRLREHTFRSVGEGTGHKIDIDEYDLYYLHLFIWDTKAEVIAGAYRLGPGDRIVDAYGSKGFYVTSLFDLDKELNPVLSQTLEMGRSFVVKEYQQKPLPLFLLWQGILHFLKQNHQYKYLLGPVSISNDFTRFSKDLLIAFIKKYHYDYELVKWVHPRKEFLVKTNAEDIEVILERNSNDLQKLDKYISAIEPGYMKIPVLLKQYMRQNAKIIGFNVDPNFNDCLDGLMILEIKNLPQSTFDFLKPKDE from the coding sequence ATGCTGATTTCAGATCAAAGTTTAAAGGATGTAGGTGTTCCTGTACCAACCAATCCTTTGTTTAAGAAGGCCATCTTTTCGTATCTGCGGGTTAGTCGCATCAATCATATTTTAGCTGCTGCCGGAGACGATCAGCAAGGACTTGATTTTATTCAATCATTGTTGAAAGAGTTAAATATTCATTTTCATATTTCAGAGAAAGAACTCAGGCACATTCCTGTCTCTGGTCCATTTATTTTAATGTCGAATCATCCTTTTGGCTTTTTGGATGGATTAATTATGATGTTGATTGCTGGTCAAAGAAGATCTGATTTCAAAGTTTTAGCCAATTTCTTTTTAAAGCAGTTCAAACCCTTAAATAACTTTTTTATTGATCTGAATCCTTTTGAATCGAAAAATTCGATGAATATGAAGGGTATCAGAAGTGCATATCATCATATCGCACAAGGTGGAGCCGTGGGACTATTTCCAGCCGGTGAAGTTGCAACCATGCAAAAGGGCTTTAGGCGAATCGAGGACAAAGTGTGGGATGCCGGTATTGTTCGGTTTATGGTCAACTGCAATGTTCCTGTTATTCCAATGTACTTCGAGGGAGCCAATAGTCTTAAATTTCATTTGTTAGGGAAAATTCATCCTTATTTGCGCACTCTAACCATTCCTTCAGAGTTTTTTAAGTACGAGAATAAAACAGTTAATGTAAGGATTGGAGCCCCGATTCATCCATTTGAATTAAAAGAATTTGATAATCTTCACAAAGCAGGAAGGTATTTGAGGGCTTCTTTGTTTGGATTAGGTTCTAAAGTGGATGTGAAGCACCATTTCAGGCTAACTAAAAGACAAAAAGTTCAGGAGCCTGTTATTGATCCTGTTTCAACCGATTTAATAAAAAACGAATTAGAAGGTTTAAGAGCTAAGAATGATCTTCTTTTTACAAAATTAAATTACGAGATATTTTTAGCTGATGCTCATGCCATACCCAATATTATTAAGGAATTAGGACGACTGCGTGAACATACTTTTCGGTCAGTGGGCGAGGGAACTGGTCATAAGATTGACATAGATGAATATGACCTGTATTATCTGCATTTGTTTATATGGGACACCAAAGCTGAAGTGATAGCCGGCGCGTATCGTTTAGGTCCAGGTGATAGGATAGTGGATGCTTATGGATCCAAAGGGTTTTATGTTACCAGCTTATTTGATTTGGATAAGGAGCTGAATCCTGTATTATCACAAACATTGGAAATGGGGCGTTCTTTTGTAGTTAAAGAATATCAGCAAAAACCATTACCACTGTTTCTGCTTTGGCAAGGTATATTGCATTTTCTTAAGCAGAATCATCAGTATAAATATCTGTTAGGACCGGTTAGTATCAGTAATGATTTTACACGTTTCTCTAAAGATTTGCTGATCGCATTTATTAAAAAATATCATTACGATTACGAACTTGTAAAGTGGGTACATCCGCGAAAAGAATTCTTAGTAAAAACAAATGCCGAAGATATTGAAGTAATACTCGAGCGTAATTCTAATGATTTACAGAAACTGGATAAATACATTTCAGCCATTGAGCCGGGGTATATGAAAATTCCTGTTCTGCTTAAGCAATATATGCGTCAGAATGCAAAAATTATTGGTTTTAATGTGGACCCGAACTTCAATGATTGTCTGGATGGGTTAATGATATTGGAAATCAAAAATCTTCCACAAAGCACTTTCGATTTTTTAAAACCCAAAGACGAATAA
- a CDS encoding dihydrofolate reductase: MILAMIVAIDQNNGIGKNGDQLAYISADLKRFKELTTGHTIIMGRKTFEALPKGALPNRRNVVITRQKDYIATGAEVVKSMVEAISLCCDDQKVFVIGGGEVYKAFLHEADELYLTEIHHSFDGVDVFFPEYKSLGWKETFRQDDLIDEKTGLTYSYINLKSFGRFDCV; this comes from the coding sequence ATGATTTTAGCGATGATTGTTGCCATTGACCAAAACAATGGCATTGGAAAGAATGGAGATCAGTTAGCATATATTTCTGCCGACTTAAAAAGATTTAAAGAACTAACTACCGGACATACAATTATTATGGGAAGAAAAACCTTTGAGGCTCTTCCTAAAGGTGCTTTGCCAAATCGCAGAAATGTTGTAATCACTCGTCAGAAAGATTATATAGCAACCGGAGCTGAAGTTGTTAAATCAATGGTTGAAGCAATTTCACTTTGCTGCGATGATCAGAAGGTATTTGTCATTGGTGGAGGTGAAGTGTATAAAGCTTTCCTGCACGAAGCTGATGAATTATATCTTACCGAAATACATCATTCTTTTGATGGAGTGGATGTATTTTTCCCGGAATATAAAAGTCTGGGTTGGAAAGAGACGTTCCGTCAGGATGATTTGATTGACGAAAAAACAGGATTAACCTATTCATACATCAACCTGAAAAGCTTTGGCAGGTTCGACTGTGTGTAA
- a CDS encoding thymidylate synthase: protein MKQYLDLLQRVLDEGATKEDRTGTGTISVFGHQMRFDLAEGFPLLTTKKLHLKSIIHELLWFLKGSTNVKYLQENGVRIWNEWAKEDGELGPIYGYQWRSWPDYKGGHIDQIKQVIDSIKNNPDSRRHIVSAWNVGAIDDMQLPPCHILFQFYVADGKLSCQLYQRSADIFLGVPFNIASYAILTMMVAQVCGLNPGTFVHTLGDAHIYLNHIEQVKTQLGREPKSLPQLIINPDRKNIDDFIFDDFELVNYDAHPHIKGAISV, encoded by the coding sequence ATGAAGCAATATTTGGATTTACTGCAGAGGGTACTTGATGAAGGAGCAACAAAAGAAGATCGGACAGGAACCGGAACCATCAGTGTCTTTGGGCATCAGATGCGATTCGATTTGGCTGAAGGTTTCCCTTTGTTGACAACAAAAAAACTGCATTTAAAATCCATTATTCATGAGCTTCTTTGGTTTCTAAAAGGAAGTACCAACGTTAAATATCTTCAGGAAAACGGTGTACGTATCTGGAACGAGTGGGCCAAGGAAGATGGGGAATTAGGACCTATCTATGGTTATCAGTGGAGATCGTGGCCCGATTACAAAGGAGGCCACATCGATCAGATTAAGCAGGTGATTGATAGCATTAAAAACAACCCGGATTCACGTCGCCATATTGTTAGTGCATGGAATGTTGGAGCTATTGATGACATGCAACTTCCGCCTTGCCATATTCTGTTTCAGTTTTATGTTGCCGATGGTAAATTAAGTTGTCAATTATACCAGCGTAGTGCCGACATCTTTTTAGGTGTACCATTTAACATTGCATCATATGCCATTTTAACCATGATGGTTGCACAGGTTTGCGGTTTAAACCCAGGCACTTTTGTGCATACTTTAGGAGATGCACATATTTACTTAAATCATATTGAGCAGGTTAAAACACAATTAGGACGAGAACCTAAATCACTTCCTCAATTGATAATCAATCCCGACCGTAAAAATATTGATGATTTTATTTTTGACGATTTTGAGCTGGTTAACTACGATGCTCATCCACATATTAAAGGAGCCATTTCTGTATGA
- a CDS encoding transcriptional regulator has translation MFKDLDPVLHSQIRLAIMSVLIGIESAEFAYLLESTKATKGNLSFQLTKLKEAGYVDIIKANRGNYPLTICKITQIGIYAYTKYVDAIEDYFKGFRQQ, from the coding sequence ATGTTTAAAGATTTAGATCCGGTTTTACATTCCCAGATACGATTGGCCATAATGTCTGTATTAATTGGAATAGAATCAGCCGAATTTGCCTATTTACTCGAAAGCACAAAAGCAACCAAAGGTAATTTAAGCTTCCAGTTAACAAAACTAAAAGAAGCCGGTTATGTTGATATCATAAAAGCCAACAGGGGTAATTATCCACTAACCATTTGCAAAATTACCCAGATTGGGATATATGCCTACACAAAATATGTAGATGCTATCGAGGACTACTTTAAAGGATTTAGGCAGCAATAA
- a CDS encoding endonuclease/exonuclease/phosphatase family protein, producing MKRFFKSIITLISFLAAFILLLSVLTVYISPSHTWILPFMGFGFPVLWLLNLVLAIFWIARKRWQFLFPAIALLITFSHWTNTFQWKANPLDKEEKLENSLSIMSFNVRMFDMYNWSGEKDVQDKIFELIRKENPDVLCLQEFYSTTAKGVFNENYILSRLNQYKYKHIEYHSGNRGRRNFGLITASKYPIAEKGSVKFEHTTNFSIQTDIEAHGQRIRVFNNHLESIRLTPKHLNFIDSLNYKNDKERREGVKEITGKLRSAFQHRADQAERLGKHISNSPFPAIVCGDFNDTPVSYVYRQMRGDLKDAFVESGKGFGGTYNGILPSFRIDFIFHDKRFNSYGFKKIDVNYSDHYPIMTTINLQEEVPTKP from the coding sequence TTGAAACGCTTCTTTAAATCCATAATAACCCTCATCTCTTTTTTAGCAGCATTTATTCTGTTGCTTTCAGTGCTTACGGTATATATTAGCCCTTCTCACACCTGGATTTTACCATTTATGGGGTTTGGTTTCCCTGTATTATGGTTGTTAAATTTAGTTTTAGCCATATTCTGGATTGCAAGAAAAAGATGGCAGTTTTTATTTCCGGCTATTGCTTTACTTATTACGTTTAGTCACTGGACTAATACTTTTCAATGGAAAGCAAATCCATTGGATAAAGAAGAAAAATTAGAAAATTCTTTATCCATTATGAGCTTTAATGTTCGAATGTTTGATATGTATAATTGGTCGGGAGAAAAAGATGTTCAGGATAAAATCTTTGAACTGATTCGAAAAGAAAATCCTGACGTGTTATGCTTACAGGAATTTTATAGCACAACTGCAAAAGGAGTCTTTAACGAAAACTACATCCTATCGCGTCTCAATCAATATAAATATAAACACATCGAATATCATTCAGGGAATAGAGGAAGGCGTAATTTTGGATTGATTACTGCAAGCAAATATCCTATTGCGGAAAAAGGTAGTGTTAAATTTGAGCACACTACAAATTTCAGCATTCAAACTGATATTGAAGCTCACGGCCAAAGAATCAGAGTCTTTAATAATCATCTTGAGTCAATTCGTTTAACTCCCAAGCATCTGAATTTTATCGATAGCCTGAATTATAAAAATGATAAAGAACGTCGCGAAGGGGTAAAAGAAATAACCGGTAAGCTCAGATCTGCTTTTCAACATCGTGCAGATCAGGCAGAACGCCTAGGTAAACACATCAGCAATTCGCCATTCCCGGCCATTGTTTGTGGCGACTTTAATGACACGCCAGTTTCGTATGTTTATCGTCAAATGCGTGGCGATCTTAAGGACGCTTTTGTTGAATCGGGCAAGGGCTTTGGAGGAACCTACAACGGCATTTTACCTTCATTCCGTATCGATTTCATTTTTCATGATAAACGATTTAATTCATATGGTTTTAAAAAGATAGATGTGAATTATTCCGATCACTATCCTATTATGACCACTATAAATCTTCAGGAAGAAGTCCCAACTAAACCATAA
- a CDS encoding rhomboid family intramembrane serine protease, protein MGIVDEIKQSYKQGGALTKLIYINIGVFVIIRLLQALFSLSTGTLDYPLLQWVSVPSDPMELLFKPWTIVTYMFVHYDFFHILFNMLWLYWFGKIFLEFLNPRQLLGVYFLGGITGAVIYLLAYNLVPGLYQFQSNSILLGASASVMAILFTMAKLRGDHKIYLMFIGGVKLKYLAIGSLVLDLINISALSNTGGHLAHIGGALFGYLYAGSLVQGKDVTIRFNRFMDKLATIFSRKSKMTVTHRRPITDMEYNRKKVNKQHEVDRILEKIKSSGYDSLTSDEKKTLFDASKK, encoded by the coding sequence ATGGGAATAGTTGACGAAATAAAACAATCGTACAAGCAAGGAGGTGCCTTAACAAAGCTGATCTACATTAACATTGGAGTTTTTGTTATCATCAGATTGTTGCAGGCATTATTCAGTCTTTCAACAGGTACACTTGATTACCCCTTACTTCAATGGGTTTCAGTACCATCCGATCCAATGGAATTGTTATTCAAACCATGGACTATTGTAACCTATATGTTTGTGCATTACGATTTCTTCCACATCCTGTTCAACATGTTATGGTTGTATTGGTTTGGTAAAATCTTTCTTGAATTTCTAAATCCGCGTCAGCTTTTAGGCGTATATTTTCTGGGAGGAATAACAGGAGCAGTAATTTATTTGTTAGCATATAATTTAGTTCCCGGTTTATATCAGTTTCAGTCCAACTCCATTCTATTAGGTGCTTCGGCATCGGTTATGGCCATACTTTTTACAATGGCTAAATTAAGAGGAGATCATAAAATCTACCTCATGTTCATCGGTGGTGTTAAATTAAAATATCTGGCAATCGGATCATTAGTACTTGACCTAATCAATATATCTGCCTTATCGAATACAGGAGGTCATTTGGCTCATATAGGTGGTGCCTTGTTTGGATATTTATATGCGGGATCGCTTGTCCAGGGAAAGGATGTTACCATACGATTTAACCGCTTTATGGATAAATTGGCAACCATTTTTTCAAGAAAATCAAAAATGACTGTCACGCATCGTCGTCCTATAACTGATATGGAATATAACCGAAAGAAAGTAAATAAACAGCATGAAGTAGATCGTATTCTTGAAAAGATTAAATCCAGTGGATACGATAGCTTAACTTCGGATGAGAAAAAAACATTATTTGACGCCAGTAAAAAGTAA
- a CDS encoding rhomboid family intramembrane serine protease, with protein MMYRQSPFAGLPPVTKNLLIINALFLFATWVVEKSFGINLSAYLGLHLPSSPLFNPAQFGTYMFMHADFMHLFFNMFAVFMFGRILEVYWGSKKFFIYYIATGIGAALVQIGVNYIEYYSLLPQLSDQQHQIVIEKGAEAFKNWQNFTDPLMGKFNSILNGTTIGASGAVFGILLAFGMLFPNTELMLIFPPIPIKAKYFVIGYGVIELLQGVANFSFDNVAHWAHLGGMIFGFILLKFWQKKGI; from the coding sequence ATGATGTATCGACAGTCACCGTTTGCGGGATTACCGCCGGTTACAAAGAACTTATTAATAATAAATGCCTTGTTTTTATTCGCTACTTGGGTAGTTGAAAAATCTTTTGGAATAAACCTGAGCGCATACCTTGGATTGCATTTACCGAGTTCACCACTTTTTAATCCAGCACAGTTTGGAACTTATATGTTTATGCATGCCGACTTTATGCATCTGTTTTTTAATATGTTTGCCGTATTTATGTTCGGACGTATTTTAGAGGTTTATTGGGGATCCAAGAAATTCTTTATTTATTATATTGCTACTGGCATTGGAGCTGCATTAGTACAGATTGGAGTTAATTATATCGAATATTACTCTTTGCTTCCACAATTGTCTGATCAACAACATCAAATTGTTATAGAGAAAGGTGCAGAAGCATTTAAGAACTGGCAGAATTTTACAGACCCTTTGATGGGTAAATTTAACAGTATTTTAAATGGAACAACAATTGGGGCTTCAGGGGCTGTATTCGGTATTCTACTTGCATTTGGAATGTTATTTCCCAATACGGAGTTAATGTTAATTTTCCCTCCTATTCCAATTAAAGCAAAATATTTTGTGATTGGGTATGGTGTTATAGAACTTTTGCAGGGTGTGGCTAATTTCTCTTTTGATAATGTAGCACATTGGGCACATTTAGGCGGAATGATATTTGGATTTATCTTATTAAAATTTTGGCAGAAAAAAGGAATCTGA
- the mutL gene encoding DNA mismatch repair endonuclease MutL, which yields MSNIIQLLPDSVANQIAAGEVIQRPASVIKELMENAVDAGATEIQVVTTEAGKNLIQVIDNGSGMAETDARMSFERHATSKIREAKDLFELTTMGFRGEALASIAAVAQVELKTRREEDELGVHICIAGSQVESQEPVQCAKGSQFIIKNLFFNVPARRRFLKKNSTELRHIINEFQRVALANPGVAMSLIHNSVPLFNLPTGNIKQRIVSMMGKQMGTQLIPIETDTVMVKISGYIGKPESARKTLGDQFFFVNNRFMKHPYLHRALMDAYDNILLPETIPAYFVFLEVDPQIVDVNIHPTKTEIKFEDERAIWQILNASIRESLGKFNMMPSIDFDTADQIDIPVMQRDYVPEAPNVNVNPFYNPFEEEQKSASRSFGGSSGGSFSSSHKTDGWENLYDGFKTEPTFDYSPSDDQSYFETQQEQEPVQQTILSSGGEENKISNNQFFQLKNRYILTSVKSGLMMIDQRRAHERIIFEGFMQALSRGASLSQKMLFPEELSFGPHEIGMINELKRELLAMGLELEQKDEETFLVLSIPAGLENVSAAQLIDGILTDFKDGEVDLDKEVWEQIATSLAKRAAIPYSKTMSQIEMSELFDQLFACSVPNFSPSGKTIISILDNDELGKRFS from the coding sequence ATGTCAAATATTATTCAGTTATTACCCGATTCGGTAGCTAATCAGATTGCTGCCGGAGAGGTAATACAACGTCCTGCATCAGTTATAAAAGAGTTGATGGAAAATGCTGTGGATGCAGGAGCCACCGAAATACAGGTTGTAACTACAGAAGCAGGTAAGAATCTTATACAAGTTATAGATAACGGCTCAGGTATGGCCGAAACAGATGCTCGAATGTCATTTGAACGCCATGCTACTTCTAAAATACGCGAAGCCAAAGATCTGTTTGAACTAACAACCATGGGTTTTCGTGGCGAGGCACTGGCATCCATCGCAGCAGTTGCTCAGGTTGAATTGAAAACCCGCAGGGAAGAAGATGAGTTAGGCGTTCATATTTGCATCGCGGGTTCACAGGTTGAATCGCAGGAACCTGTTCAATGTGCTAAAGGAAGTCAGTTTATAATTAAAAACCTGTTTTTCAATGTGCCTGCCCGTCGAAGGTTTCTAAAAAAGAATTCAACTGAACTTCGTCATATCATCAATGAATTTCAAAGAGTTGCTCTGGCCAATCCTGGTGTGGCAATGAGTCTTATTCATAACAGTGTGCCACTATTTAATTTACCAACCGGTAATATTAAGCAGCGTATTGTAAGTATGATGGGAAAGCAAATGGGCACGCAATTGATTCCTATCGAGACTGATACGGTAATGGTGAAAATTTCTGGTTATATCGGCAAACCAGAATCAGCCAGAAAAACATTGGGCGATCAGTTCTTTTTTGTGAATAACCGATTTATGAAGCATCCATATTTGCACAGAGCATTAATGGATGCCTATGATAATATCCTTTTACCCGAAACCATTCCTGCATATTTTGTATTTCTGGAAGTAGATCCACAAATTGTGGATGTTAATATTCATCCAACAAAAACTGAAATAAAGTTTGAAGATGAAAGAGCTATCTGGCAAATACTGAATGCTTCCATTCGCGAGAGTCTGGGTAAATTTAACATGATGCCCTCAATTGATTTTGACACAGCCGATCAAATTGATATCCCAGTCATGCAGAGAGACTATGTTCCTGAAGCTCCAAATGTTAATGTAAATCCATTTTACAATCCATTTGAGGAAGAACAAAAAAGTGCTTCTCGTTCATTTGGAGGATCTTCCGGTGGTTCTTTTTCATCATCCCATAAAACAGATGGATGGGAGAATTTATATGATGGATTTAAAACAGAACCAACGTTTGACTATTCACCTTCTGATGATCAATCTTATTTCGAAACGCAACAAGAACAGGAACCGGTTCAGCAAACCATTCTATCTTCTGGTGGAGAGGAAAATAAGATATCAAATAATCAGTTTTTTCAGCTGAAGAATAGGTATATCCTTACATCTGTAAAATCCGGCCTGATGATGATCGACCAACGAAGAGCTCACGAGCGTATTATCTTCGAGGGTTTTATGCAGGCCTTAAGCAGAGGTGCTTCATTATCACAAAAAATGCTGTTCCCCGAAGAGTTGTCTTTTGGCCCTCATGAGATTGGAATGATAAATGAACTTAAACGGGAGCTATTGGCCATGGGACTTGAACTTGAGCAAAAAGATGAAGAGACTTTTCTGGTTCTTTCCATTCCTGCCGGACTTGAAAATGTTTCCGCTGCTCAGCTTATTGATGGTATATTAACTGATTTCAAAGACGGAGAAGTTGATTTGGATAAAGAAGTATGGGAGCAGATCGCCACATCATTGGCTAAGCGTGCTGCTATACCTTATAGTAAGACCATGAGTCAAATTGAGATGAGTGAATTATTTGATCAATTATTTGCCTGCAGCGTACCAAATTTTTCGCCATCCGGTAAAACTATTATCTCTATTCTGGATAATGATGAATTAGGCAAACGCTTTAGTTAA
- a CDS encoding ion transporter encodes MKGVKKRLYEVIFEADTKAGKWFDIILIVLILFSVIIVMIESDSRVIQHFEKWVYLTEWILTILFTIEYLLRIWVLDKPRKYIFSFYGVIDLLAILPSFIGLFLAGTQMLLVLRSLRLLRIFRVLKLTRYVKEASILWQALASGRNKISVFLFTVLILITILGTVMYMIEKPVNEGFRSIPESIYWAVVTLTTVGYGDIAPVTTLGKFVAGVIMITGYAIIAVPTGIVTSELAKEVIKKTPTNTQVCSECFKDNHDDDALHCKYCGGKLKDE; translated from the coding sequence ATGAAAGGCGTAAAAAAAAGACTTTACGAGGTTATCTTTGAAGCAGACACTAAAGCTGGTAAGTGGTTTGATATCATTCTGATTGTTCTGATTCTTTTTAGCGTTATCATTGTGATGATTGAAAGTGATAGCCGAGTAATTCAGCACTTCGAAAAATGGGTATACCTAACCGAATGGATTTTAACGATTTTATTTACCATTGAATATTTACTTCGAATCTGGGTGCTTGATAAACCCCGCAAGTATATTTTTTCATTTTACGGTGTTATTGACCTTTTAGCCATTCTACCTTCCTTCATTGGATTATTTCTTGCCGGAACACAAATGTTACTTGTGTTGCGATCTCTTCGATTGTTAAGAATCTTTCGTGTACTAAAATTGACACGGTATGTAAAAGAAGCATCTATTCTATGGCAGGCGTTGGCATCAGGCAGAAATAAGATTAGTGTTTTTCTGTTTACAGTTTTGATTTTGATTACCATACTAGGTACAGTTATGTACATGATAGAAAAACCCGTAAATGAAGGATTCAGGAGCATACCTGAGAGTATCTACTGGGCTGTTGTAACCTTAACAACAGTTGGTTACGGCGACATTGCCCCGGTTACTACTTTGGGTAAATTTGTAGCCGGAGTGATTATGATTACCGGATATGCCATTATTGCCGTACCAACCGGCATAGTAACCAGTGAATTGGCGAAAGAAGTGATAAAGAAAACACCTACAAATACACAGGTTTGCTCAGAATGCTTTAAAGACAATCATGACGACGATGCTCTGCACTGTAAGTATTGTGGTGGAAAGCTTAAAGATGAATAA
- a CDS encoding NAD-dependent deacylase: MRKLVVLSGAGMSAESGIKTFRDHDGLWENHDVTQVASPEGWAADPDLVLEFYNQRRKQLYETRPNEGHVGLAELEKFFDVHVITQNIDDLHEQAGSSNVLHLHGELKKVRSTVDESLVYELEGWELKWGDKCEKGSQLRPHIVWFGEAVPAIEPAIELTQQADIFVVVGTSLNVYPAAGLLNYVSRGVPIYLIDPAQPMFTPSSNITFIQEKATTGVKKLINMLKPQQ; the protein is encoded by the coding sequence ATGAGAAAACTGGTTGTATTAAGCGGAGCTGGAATGAGTGCTGAAAGTGGAATTAAAACTTTTCGTGATCACGATGGGTTATGGGAGAATCATGATGTTACACAGGTGGCTAGTCCGGAGGGATGGGCAGCAGATCCGGATTTGGTTCTTGAATTTTACAACCAGCGTCGTAAACAATTATATGAGACCAGGCCGAATGAAGGCCATGTTGGATTGGCTGAATTGGAAAAGTTTTTTGATGTACATGTAATCACTCAAAATATTGATGATTTGCATGAGCAAGCCGGTAGTTCAAATGTTTTACATCTTCATGGTGAGCTGAAAAAGGTAAGAAGTACTGTTGATGAGTCATTGGTGTATGAACTTGAAGGTTGGGAATTGAAATGGGGTGACAAATGCGAGAAAGGATCACAGCTAAGACCGCACATCGTATGGTTCGGTGAAGCAGTTCCAGCAATTGAACCTGCAATTGAATTGACTCAGCAAGCTGATATTTTTGTTGTGGTTGGAACTTCATTAAATGTATATCCGGCTGCAGGTTTATTAAATTATGTGTCTCGTGGAGTGCCTATTTATTTAATTGATCCAGCGCAACCAATGTTTACTCCTTCATCCAACATTACTTTCATTCAGGAAAAGGCTACTACGGGCGTTAAAAAATTAATTAACATGCTTAAACCTCAACAATGA